Proteins encoded in a region of the Acidobacteriota bacterium genome:
- the pyrR gene encoding bifunctional pyr operon transcriptional regulator/uracil phosphoribosyltransferase PyrR encodes MHEKAQLMSASEIERTLVRLAHEITEKTGVEKLALVGIRRRGVPLAERLAKLIQQIERKKVPVGTLDITLYRDDQTVVGPKPVVNKGEFGFDVTGMDVILVDDVLYTGRTTRAAMDALFDHGRPRRVQLCVLIDRGHRELPIEAAYVGRAVQTKPLEMIEVQLAETDTTEKVLLAEREPAGKKR; translated from the coding sequence TTGCACGAGAAGGCGCAGTTGATGTCCGCCTCCGAGATCGAGCGCACCCTCGTGCGCCTGGCCCACGAGATCACGGAGAAGACCGGGGTGGAGAAGCTGGCGCTGGTCGGCATACGGCGGCGCGGCGTGCCGTTGGCCGAACGCCTGGCCAAGCTGATCCAGCAGATCGAGCGCAAGAAAGTTCCCGTGGGCACGCTCGACATCACGCTCTATCGCGACGACCAGACGGTCGTCGGCCCCAAGCCGGTGGTCAACAAAGGCGAGTTCGGATTCGATGTCACCGGCATGGATGTGATCCTGGTCGATGACGTGCTCTACACCGGACGCACCACGCGCGCGGCGATGGACGCGCTCTTCGATCACGGCCGTCCGCGGCGCGTGCAGCTGTGCGTGCTCATCGATCGCGGACATCGCGAACTGCCCATCGAGGCGGCTTACGTCGGCCGCGCGGTGCAGACCAAGCCGCTCGAGATGATCGAGGTCCAGCTCGCGGAGACCGACACCACGGAGAAAGTCCTGCTGGCGGAACGCGAGCCGGCAGGCAAGAAACGATGA